The genome window TCTGGGAAATTTATAGCTACTGTATTTAGAAATCCTAGAGTACAAGAAGCTATAAATGAGTTTTTAACTAAAAAAGATGGTTTAATGCTAGGTATTTGTAATGGATTCCAAGTACTAATCAAATTAGGATTAGTTCCTTATGGAGAAATAAGAGTTCAAAGTGAAAATGCACCAACACTTACTTACAACAATATTGGTCGTCATCAAGCTAAGATTGCTAGAACTAGAATTTCTTCTAATAAATCTCCTTGGTTGGCTCAAACTAATGTTGGTGATATTCACAATATAGCAGTTTCTCATGGAGAAGGTAAGTTTGTTGCTAGTGAAGAGGTTATGAGAGAATTAATTGCTAATGGACAAGTAGCAACTCAATACGTTGATTTTAATAATGAAGCTACTTATGATATTGAATTTAATCCAAATGGTTCATTCTATGCTGTTGAAGGTATAACTAGTGCTGATGGTAGAGTATTTGGTAAAATGGGACATTCTGAGAGAATTGGTGAGGCAGTGTATAAGAATATCATAGGTGAAAAAGACCAAAAAATATTTGAATCTGGAGTTAAGTATTTTAGATAAGGTTTTTATATTTAATTGGTAATTACAATTTATATTTTGGATATTTAAACTTAGAGAGGTGTAATAATATTATGATAAGCATTTAATATTACATCTCTTTTTTATTTATATAAGAATAATATATTCTACTCAAGTTGAAATATAAGCTATGTTATAATTAATTGTTAAGAGAAATTGAATATTTATTGGAGGGAAATACAATTAATGAAAATATTAATAACAGGGTCTAATGGTCAATTGGGAAAAGAACGTTTATATGTTGGTGGAATATATTACCTATAGAAAATAAAATAAGATATTATGTAAAATATAAATATTTCTTTTGTTTATCCGATAATGATAGTATGATTAAATTAAATTTAAGGACTTAATAAATTTTATATAAAACTAGGAGGAGGAGGATTTTGTGTAGTATAGTCTTTACATATGTTTTGTTTAAGCTAATAGGTTTAGGTTAAGAAAATGAATACTATGTAACTAGGCTAATAATAAATTATGATTATTTGTAAAATAAATATTATAGGAACTCAAGGAATTTGAATTTTATGAGTTTAGCTTTTAAGTCTATAAAATTTAGAAAGGGGGAGTTTTATATTGAACGAAATAAGTTCACTAATTAATATACTGGCATTGACACAACTATCTGGTAGTAATACCACAAATCAGTGTAACTGTGGATATAATAATTCATCTGGATTTGATATGATTATGATGACTTTGTTAAAAGCATTATCACAGAATAATCAACAAACTTCTAATGGGTATAATTTATCATCTAATTCTGAAAAATTATTTAATGAACTTGATAGTGTGGCAAATAATGCAGTTGGTAAATTTATTGAAGTTGATACAAAAGATAAAAGTGTAAAGTCAAGAATTGAAAATGCTGTAGAGCAAGCATCAAAGAAATATAATGTGGATGCAAATCTTATAAAAGCAATAATTAAAGTTGAGTCGGATTTTAATCCAAACACTGTATCTTCTGCTGGTGCTAAGGGTCTTATGCAACTTATGCCAGAAAATTGCAGAGATTTGGGAGTAACAGACCCTTTTAACATAGAACAAAACATAGATGCTGGAACTAGACATATTAAGGAATATATAGATATGTTTGGAGGTAGCATAGAAATGGGATTGATGGCATATAATGGTGGACCTGGTAGAATGAGAAGCAGAGGAGTAGAATCAATTTCTGACTTGTATAAAATGCCGAAAGAGACACAAAATTATATTCCTAAAGTCATGAAATATTATAGAGGGTAGGATTTATTATGGGTATAAACATAGACAAGCTAAATATAAGTCCAAGTAGAAGTATCGAAGTTAAAAAAACAAAGGAAAATAATAAATTCTCTGATAGCTTGAACTTTGTAAAACAATCTTCTTCACTAGAAGATATAAAAAGGAATTTAGAAAGTGTAAAAAAAGCTGGGGAAAGGCTTGTACTTACACAAAATTATGGTGATATTAGTAGGTATAAAAATGCAGTAAAAGAATACCTAAAATCTGTTGTGGATAATATGTATTCACTTGATAAAAATGGTAGTTTTTGGGAACATCAATATTATAAGAATGTAAAGGTTATTGATAATAAACTTGAGGATATGACTAGTAAGTTACTTAGTGAAGAAAAAGAAAATATAGATATTGTTTCTACTGTTGATATGATACAAGGCTTATTGATAGATATGTATAGGTGAAATTACACGAGGAGAAAAGTTTTATGAATAGCAAAAAAGAAGATATATATGAATTGAATTTTGGTCAATTAATAGAAGAAAAGACTGGGGTTATAGAGGAAAATCAAAATGTTTTTAATGCAAAAGTAAATGTGGCCGTTTCTATAGGAAACACAACAGAAACAATAAAAAATATATTAGATTTAAAAGAAGGTTCTATAATAAAATTAAATAAGAATGTAGATGAAAAATTAGATATATATGCAAATGATAGATTATTTGCTTATGGAGAAAGTATTATTACAAATGAAAAGTTATCTGTAAGATTATCTAAAATAGAAGATTCAGACATAAATTAATAATAAAAAAATCCCCTTAGGTTATTCTATATTAGTTTAACTAAGGGGATTTTTATAAAAAATCTAAAATCTATTTGGATTGTATAAATATTTTTCTTTTTTGAGCGATAACTAAAATATAGGGATGTGATTTTGGAGGTGAAGCTATGGATATTAAAAGTGTAAGTTCAAATATTGTAATAAATAATTATTTAAAGAATAAATCAGATACAAAGAAGGTGCAACAAGTTCAAAAAACTGGTAAAACGGACAAGATAGAACTATCTAAATTTGCAAAGGAAATGGCAAGCGTATCAAATATGAATGATGAAGCGACTAGAAATAAAAAAATAGAAGAAATAAAAAGCGCATTGGAAAGTGGAACTTACAAAATAAAGCCAGAAGAAATTGCTAAAAAAATGATAGAGGAGATGCGAGGATAAAGTCATGATTACAGACTTAAAAGTCATAATATATGAAGAAAAAAAGATACTTAGTAATATGATGGAATTACTAAAAGAACAATTTGATTATATAATTGAAAAAGACTTGGAAAACTTAAATAGGTTGAACCCGAAATTAGAAGATATTAGTAGAGAACTTGCATCTATAGAAATAAAGAGAAGACAACTTTTTGGAGATGATGTTTCAATGAGTGAAGTTGTTGAAAATAGTAATGATGAATATTTAAAAGAAATATATATAGACTTAAAGCACATTATTGCTTTAGCTAGGAATCAACAAGAATCAAATGACTCTTTAATAAAGAAAGAACTTATTTTTACGAAAAAAATGATTAATTTCATAAAACCAGTTGATAAACAAACTACAACTTATAATTCTTATGGAAACATTAGAAAATAGATATTGGGAGGAGAAATATGGCAGGATTATTTTCCATTTTAAATACAGCTAATTCAGGAATGAATTCACATCAAAAAGCAATACAGACAATTACTCATAATATAAGTAATCTAGATACAGATGGTTATTCTAGGCAAAGGACTGAATTTGCTACAAACAGTCCAATGTATATGCCTAGTTTGAGTAATTCAATTTCAAGAGGACAATTAGGTACTGGAGTACATGTAACAGATGTAACAAGAGCTAGAAATAGTTTTTATGATTACCAATTTAGAGCAGAAGCTCATAAATATGGGAATACAGTTTCAAAATATGATTATTATAATACTATAGAAACTATACTAAATGAACCATCAGAATATGGAATATCTGCAGGTATAGATGATTTTTTTAAAGGATGGGAGTCATTATCAAAGGATGTAAATAGTGACAGTAAAAAAAGTCTAGTGGTAGAAAATGCATCGAATTTAGCAACTTTAATAAGCGAAAGTTATAAGAAGCTTGATAAGTTAAAAGGAGAGATAGATTCTAATATAGACACTGAGATAAAACAAATAAATGACATGTTAAAGAGTCTTGAAGATTTAAACAAATCTATTGATATTATATCTGGTTCTGGCTCTATGCCAAATGATTTGCTTGATGAAAGAGATAGAATTTTAGATGATTTGAGTTTTAAGCTAGACCTTGAAAATAGTGACGTTAAAAATATGCTTGCAGATGGTAAATTAGAACTTAATGAATTGAAAAATGCAGATGGAACCTGGAAAACAGGTGTATCAGGAACTTTACAAGGTTTATTTGAAATGCATGGTAAAATTGATACATATAAAAGTGACTTAAAAGATGTATCTGATGGATTAGCTAAACAGATAAATGATGTTTATAATACATCTGCTGGAATAACTGTAAAAGATTTTTTTATAACTTCAAATGTAGATGGTGAAGATATCATAAAAGTAAATCCAGCGATAAAAAGTAACCCAAATGAATTGAAGCTTACTACTGAAGAAGCTTCAAAGATTGCTAAGTTAAAGGATGAAAAAATAGATATTGGGGCAGTTGGTGGAAAAGTAAGCACAATAAGTGACCACTATAAAGCTTTTGCAGAATCAGTAGGTTTAGATTCTCAAAAAGTTAATCAAGATGAATTGAATCAACGTAAAATTATGAATAATATTGATAACTCACGAATGAGTGTTTCAGGTGTATCTTTAGATGAAGAAATGACAGAACTCATAAAAGTACAACGCTCTTATCAAGCTAGTGCAAAAGTTATGTCAACAGCAGTACAGTTATTGGATGTTGTAATAAATGGGATAATCTAATAAAAGGGGGAATTCATAATGAGAGTTAGTACAGGTATGATGTCTAGTAATTATCTAAATTCATTACAAGATAATTTACAAAGATTAGACAAGGTTAATAAACAAGTTATCACAACGAAAGAGATAAATAAGCTATCTGATAATCCATATAAGGCAATAAAGATATTGAATTCAAAAAGTGAAATAAAAACTATGGAAACTTATATCGAAAATTGTAAAGATACAGCAGATTGGTTAGAAGCGACTGATACTTCATTAGACCAGCTTGGTAATTTATTAGCAGATATAAAGAAGGGGCTGGTATCAAGTGGTAATGGTTCATATTCAGATGACGAAATAAAAACTATTAGCAATTCAATCAATGGAAAAATGAAAGAAATAGCAAATGCTTTAAATGCAACACATGAAGGTAAGTACATATTTTCAGGTTCAGATACAGGTACACCACCTGTTGAGTGTATAGAGAATGCTGATGGCTCAGTAAGTTTGAAGTTTAATTCTAGCCTAAATCTTAATAAACTAAATGATTCTTTGAGTATGGATGTAGCTCAAGGAATAAGAGTAGATTATAATGTTAAGCTGAGTAGTCTTGGATTTGACCCAACAAAAACTGACCCGTTTGAAAAACTAAATAATATATCAAAAAAACTAGCAAATCCAGATGATGCAGCTATAAAAGAGTTGACAACAACTTGCTTAGGTGACATGGAGAATCTAATAGATAATACAGTAAATGTTAGGTCTATATATGGTACAAAAGCTAATACAGTAGATGCTATGAAGGAAAAAAATGATGAAAGTTTGATACAGTTAAAAGATGTTCTGTCACAAAATGAAGAGATAGATTATGGAGAAAAACTTGTTCAATTAAAGGCTGCGGAATTAACTTATCAAGCCTCACTACAAACAGGAGGAAAGTTATTTAATGTATCTATATTAGATTACATATAGTAAAATAACGCAGATATGATGAAGGTTACATTAAAAAAAGGAATACTAGGGTTTGAAAACTTAAGAGAATACGAGCTTTTAGATATAGAAGATAACGACATTTTAAAAGAATTTAATTCTACTGAAGAAGATGGTATAGGATTTATTGTTGTATCACCATTTGAAATTATTAAGGAGTATGAAATAGTCTTAAATCAAGAAACAATAGAAAAACTTGAAGTAAAATCTCCAAATGATATTATGTTACTTAATATAATCACTATTGGGAAAACACTTGAAGAATCAACTGTGAACATGAAAGCTCCTATAGTAATAAATGTAAGAAATAATTGTGGAATGCAAATAATTTTACAGGATGAGGAATATTCAATATGGCATCCATTATTGAGAGGT of Clostridioides sp. ES-S-0054-01 contains these proteins:
- a CDS encoding transglycosylase SLT domain-containing protein: MNEISSLINILALTQLSGSNTTNQCNCGYNNSSGFDMIMMTLLKALSQNNQQTSNGYNLSSNSEKLFNELDSVANNAVGKFIEVDTKDKSVKSRIENAVEQASKKYNVDANLIKAIIKVESDFNPNTVSSAGAKGLMQLMPENCRDLGVTDPFNIEQNIDAGTRHIKEYIDMFGGSIEMGLMAYNGGPGRMRSRGVESISDLYKMPKETQNYIPKVMKYYRG
- a CDS encoding YaaR family protein; this translates as MGINIDKLNISPSRSIEVKKTKENNKFSDSLNFVKQSSSLEDIKRNLESVKKAGERLVLTQNYGDISRYKNAVKEYLKSVVDNMYSLDKNGSFWEHQYYKNVKVIDNKLEDMTSKLLSEEKENIDIVSTVDMIQGLLIDMYR
- a CDS encoding FliM/FliN family flagellar motor switch protein produces the protein MNSKKEDIYELNFGQLIEEKTGVIEENQNVFNAKVNVAVSIGNTTETIKNILDLKEGSIIKLNKNVDEKLDIYANDRLFAYGESIITNEKLSVRLSKIEDSDIN
- the flgM gene encoding flagellar biosynthesis anti-sigma factor FlgM, whose product is MDIKSVSSNIVINNYLKNKSDTKKVQQVQKTGKTDKIELSKFAKEMASVSNMNDEATRNKKIEEIKSALESGTYKIKPEEIAKKMIEEMRG
- a CDS encoding flagellar protein FlgN, yielding MITDLKVIIYEEKKILSNMMELLKEQFDYIIEKDLENLNRLNPKLEDISRELASIEIKRRQLFGDDVSMSEVVENSNDEYLKEIYIDLKHIIALARNQQESNDSLIKKELIFTKKMINFIKPVDKQTTTYNSYGNIRK
- the flgK gene encoding flagellar hook-associated protein FlgK; the protein is MAGLFSILNTANSGMNSHQKAIQTITHNISNLDTDGYSRQRTEFATNSPMYMPSLSNSISRGQLGTGVHVTDVTRARNSFYDYQFRAEAHKYGNTVSKYDYYNTIETILNEPSEYGISAGIDDFFKGWESLSKDVNSDSKKSLVVENASNLATLISESYKKLDKLKGEIDSNIDTEIKQINDMLKSLEDLNKSIDIISGSGSMPNDLLDERDRILDDLSFKLDLENSDVKNMLADGKLELNELKNADGTWKTGVSGTLQGLFEMHGKIDTYKSDLKDVSDGLAKQINDVYNTSAGITVKDFFITSNVDGEDIIKVNPAIKSNPNELKLTTEEASKIAKLKDEKIDIGAVGGKVSTISDHYKAFAESVGLDSQKVNQDELNQRKIMNNIDNSRMSVSGVSLDEEMTELIKVQRSYQASAKVMSTAVQLLDVVINGII
- the flgL gene encoding flagellar hook-associated protein FlgL, which encodes MRVSTGMMSSNYLNSLQDNLQRLDKVNKQVITTKEINKLSDNPYKAIKILNSKSEIKTMETYIENCKDTADWLEATDTSLDQLGNLLADIKKGLVSSGNGSYSDDEIKTISNSINGKMKEIANALNATHEGKYIFSGSDTGTPPVECIENADGSVSLKFNSSLNLNKLNDSLSMDVAQGIRVDYNVKLSSLGFDPTKTDPFEKLNNISKKLANPDDAAIKELTTTCLGDMENLIDNTVNVRSIYGTKANTVDAMKEKNDESLIQLKDVLSQNEEIDYGEKLVQLKAAELTYQASLQTGGKLFNVSILDYI
- a CDS encoding flagellar assembly protein FliW, which codes for MMKVTLKKGILGFENLREYELLDIEDNDILKEFNSTEEDGIGFIVVSPFEIIKEYEIVLNQETIEKLEVKSPNDIMLLNIITIGKTLEESTVNMKAPIVINVRNNCGMQIILQDEEYSIWHPLLRGDSGC